One Rhodothermaceae bacterium genomic region harbors:
- a CDS encoding DUF1761 domain-containing protein: MYLPENWISFVVAILLPMVVGSLWYGPIFGKMWMEMMDLTEEKIKENFNPAKSYGGSLVGSVLTVYVLSLLIAHMDMGTLGGGLTVGFAAWVGFALPMGWQSVAWEDKGMGIFVLNQAYNLVVFLLMGGLIGAWR, encoded by the coding sequence ATGTATTTACCCGAAAACTGGATTTCATTTGTAGTTGCCATTCTGCTCCCGATGGTCGTGGGCTCACTCTGGTATGGACCGATCTTCGGTAAGATGTGGATGGAGATGATGGATCTGACGGAGGAGAAAATCAAAGAGAACTTCAATCCGGCCAAATCATACGGAGGATCCCTAGTGGGTTCTGTGCTTACGGTATATGTTTTATCGCTTCTGATCGCCCATATGGATATGGGCACTTTGGGAGGGGGATTGACCGTTGGTTTTGCAGCCTGGGTGGGGTTCGCACTTCCTATGGGCTGGCAGAGTGTTGCCTGGGAGGATAAAGGCATGGGGATTTTTGTGCTGAATCAGGCATACAATCTCGTTGTCTTTCTGCTCATGGGTGGGTTGATTGGGGCCTGGCGATAA
- a CDS encoding VOC family protein gives MQETKPPLWIDLTVDHAEEIRDFYVNVAGWQPEPVDMGGYEDYAMNEGKETVAGICHARGLNAGIPPVWIPYFQVESLEKSLQSCVERGGEVVCPTRSMGPEKGYAVIRDPSGAVCAIWAGQ, from the coding sequence ATGCAAGAAACAAAACCCCCATTGTGGATCGACCTGACGGTCGACCATGCGGAGGAGATCCGCGACTTTTATGTCAACGTTGCCGGGTGGCAGCCAGAACCCGTTGACATGGGCGGGTACGAAGACTATGCGATGAACGAGGGCAAAGAGACAGTGGCAGGGATCTGTCATGCACGCGGTCTGAATGCCGGGATTCCGCCAGTCTGGATCCCCTATTTTCAGGTGGAATCTCTGGAAAAGAGTCTCCAGTCTTGTGTGGAACGGGGAGGCGAGGTCGTTTGCCCAACCAGATCTATGGGCCCCGAAAAGGGCTACGCAGTCATTCGCGATCCCTCGGGAGCTGTTTGTGCGATCTGGGCTGGCCAATAG
- the ligA gene encoding NAD-dependent DNA ligase LigA, whose product MGISVADRAAELRTSLNRHAYRYYVLARPTITDAEYDQLLSELTALENEYPELVTPDSPTQRVGSDLDSDFVKTSHLRPVLSLANAFGIEDLSAWETRNRKLVPGEAFAYVVEPKFDGLTLVLRYEKGVLVQAATRGNGEVGDVVTANARTIRSVPLRIPVEKGPVPPDVLVIRCEVLFTKEAFAKLNQQRIEEGEPAYINARNTASGSLKQKDAQLTAKRDLSAYAYDVMFPDDFAPEDHFERLDWLHRAGFRIPPEVQLLPTLEDVAKRVDWWKEVRDTLPFEIDGIVIKVSDSTQAKKLGIVGKDPRGAVAFKFPSEEATTLLESVKPQIGRTGRITPTAHLKPVFVGGVTVSNATLHNYDQVEQLDLRIGDTIRIKRSGDVIPYIVGSVKEVRSGSETPILPPEQCPVSGDQLIRKRDGVDLYCPNARCSERVLRRVMFFASREGLDIEGLGPNTVQVLIESGLINDEADLYTLTEEKLLPLEGFADRKTSELIASIHRSRDRGPEKLLIALGVNGIGAVSARLLLGQFSIEELMMIAERINTIEGEVPTEVLQDGDTLSTTLLQKVHLKDPVGACLRQLDTDDERFVAPLTELLNLLRRFLELDGIGPMMVQEILAWFREDENRDLITKLQAAGVSFESQEQAPSSQLLEGKTFVITGSLEEMTRSEARAWIESHGGKVTGSVSKKTDYLLAGENAGSKLKKAVALDVAVLGLSELKDLVIGSGNG is encoded by the coding sequence ATGGGAATCAGTGTAGCGGATCGTGCTGCCGAATTGCGTACGAGTCTCAATCGGCACGCATACCGGTACTACGTACTTGCACGACCCACGATCACAGACGCAGAGTATGATCAACTCCTCTCGGAGTTGACTGCACTTGAGAACGAGTATCCTGAACTGGTTACACCGGATTCTCCGACCCAGCGGGTTGGGAGTGATCTGGACTCAGATTTCGTCAAGACTTCTCACCTGCGTCCTGTCCTTAGTCTGGCGAACGCGTTCGGTATAGAGGATTTATCGGCTTGGGAGACACGGAACCGCAAGTTGGTGCCAGGTGAAGCATTTGCCTACGTGGTAGAGCCCAAGTTTGACGGATTAACATTGGTGCTGCGTTATGAGAAAGGGGTCCTTGTTCAGGCAGCTACGCGAGGCAACGGGGAGGTTGGGGACGTGGTCACTGCAAATGCACGCACGATCCGGTCAGTACCACTGCGGATTCCTGTTGAGAAGGGGCCGGTGCCCCCGGATGTACTTGTGATCAGATGCGAAGTGCTCTTTACCAAAGAAGCGTTTGCGAAACTGAATCAGCAGCGAATTGAAGAGGGGGAGCCGGCCTATATCAATGCACGGAATACGGCGTCCGGTTCCCTGAAACAAAAGGATGCACAGCTCACGGCGAAAAGGGATCTATCCGCGTATGCGTACGACGTGATGTTTCCGGATGATTTTGCACCCGAGGACCATTTTGAACGTCTGGATTGGCTGCATCGCGCGGGATTCAGGATCCCACCTGAAGTGCAGTTGCTGCCAACATTGGAGGACGTCGCCAAACGGGTGGACTGGTGGAAAGAGGTGAGAGACACGCTTCCATTCGAGATTGATGGCATCGTCATCAAAGTATCAGACAGTACACAGGCGAAGAAGCTCGGTATTGTGGGCAAAGATCCACGCGGGGCAGTCGCATTCAAATTCCCCTCCGAGGAGGCAACGACCCTGCTTGAGTCGGTAAAACCTCAGATAGGAAGAACGGGACGTATTACTCCGACGGCTCACCTCAAGCCTGTATTTGTGGGAGGAGTCACCGTTTCAAATGCAACCCTACATAACTATGACCAGGTAGAGCAGCTTGATCTGCGCATCGGAGACACGATCAGGATAAAGCGGTCGGGAGATGTTATCCCCTACATTGTTGGGTCCGTGAAAGAGGTTCGCTCAGGCAGCGAAACCCCCATTCTACCACCGGAGCAGTGTCCGGTTAGTGGGGATCAACTGATCCGAAAGAGGGATGGAGTGGATCTGTATTGCCCGAACGCACGGTGCTCAGAGAGGGTATTACGGCGAGTCATGTTTTTTGCTTCCAGGGAAGGGCTGGATATTGAAGGGTTGGGGCCGAACACGGTACAGGTTCTGATTGAATCTGGCCTGATTAACGATGAAGCGGATCTCTACACGCTTACAGAGGAAAAGCTGTTACCCTTAGAGGGATTTGCAGATCGGAAGACATCCGAGCTTATCGCCTCTATTCATCGGAGTCGGGATCGTGGGCCCGAAAAATTGCTGATTGCTCTAGGAGTTAATGGTATCGGAGCAGTGTCAGCACGGCTATTGCTTGGACAGTTTTCGATTGAGGAGTTGATGATGATCGCGGAAAGGATAAATACAATTGAGGGGGAGGTGCCGACAGAGGTGCTGCAGGATGGGGACACTCTTTCCACCACGCTCCTGCAGAAGGTGCACCTCAAGGATCCGGTTGGAGCTTGCCTGAGGCAATTGGACACAGATGACGAGAGATTCGTTGCACCCCTGACGGAGCTGCTTAATTTGCTGCGCCGCTTTCTGGAGCTGGATGGGATTGGTCCGATGATGGTACAGGAGATTCTTGCGTGGTTCAGGGAAGATGAAAATCGAGACCTGATCACCAAGCTACAGGCTGCCGGCGTTTCGTTTGAATCTCAGGAGCAAGCCCCATCTTCTCAATTACTGGAAGGGAAGACGTTCGTGATCACCGGAAGCTTGGAAGAGATGACACGGTCGGAGGCACGCGCCTGGATTGAGTCGCATGGTGGGAAGGTTACAGGTAGCGTTAGCAAGAAGACAGACTATCTCTTGGCTGGGGAGAATGCAGGCAGTAAATTAAAAAAGGCGGTGGCACTTGATGTTGCAGTACTGGGGTTGAGTGAGCTGAAGGACCTCGTAATCGGAAGCGGAAATGGTTGA